A genomic window from Macaca mulatta isolate MMU2019108-1 chromosome 19, T2T-MMU8v2.0, whole genome shotgun sequence includes:
- the ZNF700 gene encoding zinc finger protein 700 isoform X7, which produces MFQDPVAFEDVAVNFTQEEWTLLDISQKNLFREVMLETFRNLTSIGKKWKDQNIEYEYKIPRRSFRSLIEEKVNEIKEDSHCGETFTQVPDDRLNFQEKQTSPEVKSCDSFVCGEVGIGNSSFNMNIRGDIGHKAYEYQEYGPKPYKCQPKPYKCQQPKNKKTFRYRPYIRTQERDRIGEKPYACKECGKTFIFHSSIRRHMVMHKGDGPYKCKFCGKAFHCFSLCLIHERTHAGEKPYECKQCGKSFSYSATLQIHERTHTGEKPYECSKCDKAFHSSSSYHRHERSHMGEKPYQCKECGKAFAYTSSVRRHEKTHSGKKTYECKQYGEALSYLTSFQTHRMNSGERPYKCKICEKGFYSAKSFQTHEKTHTGEKRYKCNQCGKAFNLSSSFRYHERIHTGEKPYECKECGKAFRSASQLRVHGGTHTGEKPYECKECGKAFRSTSHLRVHGRTHTGEKPYECKECGKAFRYVKYLQIHEKTEKHIRMPSGERPYKCKICEKSFYSAKSFQTHEKTHSGEKPYKCKQCGKAFRCCNSLRYHERTHTGEKPYECKQCGKAFRSASHLRMHGRTHTGEKPYECKQCGKAFSCASNLRKHSRTHTGEKPYECKQCGKAFRSASNLQMHERTHTGEKPYECKECEKAFCKFSSFQKHERKHRGEKPYECKHCGNGFTSAKILQVHARTHIGEKHYECKECGKAFNYFSSLHIHARTHMGEKPYECKGCGKAFS; this is translated from the exons ATGTTTCAGGACCCAGTGGcctttgaggatgtggctgtgaacttCACCCAGGAAGAGTGGACGTTGCTGGATATTTCCCAGAAGAATCTCTTCAGGGAAGTGATGCTGGAAACTTTCAGGAACCTGACCTCTATAG GAAAAAAGTGGAAAGACCAGAACATTGAATATGAGTACAAAATCCCCAGAAGAAGCTTCAG GAGTCTCATAGAAGAGAAAGTcaatgaaattaaagaagacagtCATTGTGGAGAAACTTTTACCCAGGTTCCAGATGACAGGCTGAACTTCCAGGAGAAGCAAACTTCTCCTGAAGTAAAATCATGTGACAGCTTTGTGTGTGGAGAAGTTGGCATAGGTAACTCATCTTTTAATATGAACATCAGAGGTGACATTGGACACAAGGCATATGAGTATCAGGAATATGGACCAAAGCCATATAAGTGTCAACCGAAGCCATATAAGTGTCAACAACCTAAGAATAAGAAAACCTTCAGGTATCGCCCCTACATTAGAACACAAGAAAGGGATCGCattggagagaaaccctatgcttgtaaagaatgtggaaaaacctTTATTTTCCATTCAAGCATTCGAAGACACATGGTAATGCACAAAGGGGATGGAccttataaatgtaaattttgtgGGAAAGCCTTCCATTGTTTCAGTTTATGTCTTATCCATGAAAGAACACACgctggagagaaaccatatgaatgtaaacaatgtggtaaaTCCTTTAGTTATTCTGCTACCCTTCAAATACATGAAAGAACtcacactggggagaagccctATGAATGTAGCAAATGTGATAAAGCATTTCATAGTTCCAGTTCCTATCATAGACATGAAAGGAGTCACATGGGGGAGAAGCCTTATCAATGCAAAGAATGTGGAAAAGCATTCGCGTATACCAGTTCTGTTCGTAGACATGAAAAGACCCACTCTGGGAAAAAGACGTATGAATGTAAGCAATATGGGGAAGCCTTATCCTATCTTACAAGTTTTCAAACACACAGAATGAACTCTGGAGAAAGACCTTATAAATGTAAGATATGTGAGAAAGGCTTTTATTCTGCCAAGTCAtttcaaacacatgaaaaaactcacactggagagaaacgcTATAAATGCAACCAATGTGGTAAAGCTTTCAATCTTTCCAGTTCCTTTCGATATCATGAAAggattcacactggagagaaaccctatgagtgtaaggagtgtgggaaagccttcagatCTGCCTCACAGCTTCGAGTGCACGGtgggactcacactggagagaaaccctatgaatgtaaggaatgtgggaaagccttcagatCTACCTCACACCTTCGAGTGCATGGTAggactcatactggagagaaaccctatgaatgtaaggaatgtgggaaagccttcagatATGTGAAGTACCTTCAAATTcatgaaaagacagaaaaacacaTAAGAATGCCCTCTGGAGAAAGACCTTATAAATGTAAGATATGTGAGAAAAGCTTTTATTCTGCCAAGTCAtttcaaacacatgaaaaaactcacagtggagagaaaccctacaaatgcaAGCAATGTGGTAAAGCCTTCAGATGTTGCAATTCCCTTCGATATCATGAAAggactcatactggagagaaaccctatgaatgtaagcagtgtgggaaagccttcagatCTGCCTCACACCTTCGAATGCATGGtaggactcacactggagagaaaccctatgagtgtaagcaatgtgggaaagccttcagttgTGCCTCAAACCTTCGAAAGCATAGtaggactcacactggagagaaaccctatgagtgtaagcaatgtgggaaagccttcagatCTGCCTCAAACCTTCAGATGCATGaaagaactcacactggagagaaaccctatgaatgtaaggaatgtgaaAAAGCATTCTGTAAATTCTCTTCTTTTCAAAAACATGAAAGGAAGCACAGAGGAGAAAAGCCCTATGAATGTAAGCATTGTGGGAATGGATTCACATCTGCCAAGATCCTTCAAGTACATGCAAGAACACACATTGGAGAGAAACactatgaatgtaaggaatgtggaaaagcattcaattatttttcttccttgcaTATACATGCAAGGACTCATATGGGGGAGAAGCCATATGAATGTAAGGGTTGTGGGAAAGCATTCAGCTAG
- the ZNF700 gene encoding zinc finger protein 700 isoform X10, whose amino-acid sequence MLETFRNLTSIGKKWKDQNIEYEYKIPRRSFRSLIEEKVNEIKEDSHCGETFTQVPDDRLNFQEKQTSPEVKSCDSFVCGEVGIGNSSFNMNIRGDIGHKAYEYQEYGPKPYKCQPKPYKCQQPKNKKTFRYRPYIRTQERDRIGEKPYACKECGKTFIFHSSIRRHMVMHKGDGPYKCKFCGKAFHCFSLCLIHERTHAGEKPYECKQCGKSFSYSATLQIHERTHTGEKPYECSKCDKAFHSSSSYHRHERSHMGEKPYQCKECGKAFAYTSSVRRHEKTHSGKKTYECKQYGEALSYLTSFQTHRMNSGERPYKCKICEKGFYSAKSFQTHEKTHTGEKRYKCNQCGKAFNLSSSFRYHERIHTGEKPYECKECGKAFRSASQLRVHGGTHTGEKPYECKECGKAFRSTSHLRVHGRTHTGEKPYECKECGKAFRYVKYLQIHEKTEKHIRMPSGERPYKCKICEKSFYSAKSFQTHEKTHSGEKPYKCKQCGKAFRCCNSLRYHERTHTGEKPYECKQCGKAFRSASHLRMHGRTHTGEKPYECKQCGKAFSCASNLRKHSRTHTGEKPYECKQCGKAFRSASNLQMHERTHTGEKPYECKECEKAFCKFSSFQKHERKHRGEKPYECKHCGNGFTSAKILQVHARTHIGEKHYECKECGKAFNYFSSLHIHARTHMGEKPYECKGCGKAFS is encoded by the exons ATGCTGGAAACTTTCAGGAACCTGACCTCTATAG GAAAAAAGTGGAAAGACCAGAACATTGAATATGAGTACAAAATCCCCAGAAGAAGCTTCAG GAGTCTCATAGAAGAGAAAGTcaatgaaattaaagaagacagtCATTGTGGAGAAACTTTTACCCAGGTTCCAGATGACAGGCTGAACTTCCAGGAGAAGCAAACTTCTCCTGAAGTAAAATCATGTGACAGCTTTGTGTGTGGAGAAGTTGGCATAGGTAACTCATCTTTTAATATGAACATCAGAGGTGACATTGGACACAAGGCATATGAGTATCAGGAATATGGACCAAAGCCATATAAGTGTCAACCGAAGCCATATAAGTGTCAACAACCTAAGAATAAGAAAACCTTCAGGTATCGCCCCTACATTAGAACACAAGAAAGGGATCGCattggagagaaaccctatgcttgtaaagaatgtggaaaaacctTTATTTTCCATTCAAGCATTCGAAGACACATGGTAATGCACAAAGGGGATGGAccttataaatgtaaattttgtgGGAAAGCCTTCCATTGTTTCAGTTTATGTCTTATCCATGAAAGAACACACgctggagagaaaccatatgaatgtaaacaatgtggtaaaTCCTTTAGTTATTCTGCTACCCTTCAAATACATGAAAGAACtcacactggggagaagccctATGAATGTAGCAAATGTGATAAAGCATTTCATAGTTCCAGTTCCTATCATAGACATGAAAGGAGTCACATGGGGGAGAAGCCTTATCAATGCAAAGAATGTGGAAAAGCATTCGCGTATACCAGTTCTGTTCGTAGACATGAAAAGACCCACTCTGGGAAAAAGACGTATGAATGTAAGCAATATGGGGAAGCCTTATCCTATCTTACAAGTTTTCAAACACACAGAATGAACTCTGGAGAAAGACCTTATAAATGTAAGATATGTGAGAAAGGCTTTTATTCTGCCAAGTCAtttcaaacacatgaaaaaactcacactggagagaaacgcTATAAATGCAACCAATGTGGTAAAGCTTTCAATCTTTCCAGTTCCTTTCGATATCATGAAAggattcacactggagagaaaccctatgagtgtaaggagtgtgggaaagccttcagatCTGCCTCACAGCTTCGAGTGCACGGtgggactcacactggagagaaaccctatgaatgtaaggaatgtgggaaagccttcagatCTACCTCACACCTTCGAGTGCATGGTAggactcatactggagagaaaccctatgaatgtaaggaatgtgggaaagccttcagatATGTGAAGTACCTTCAAATTcatgaaaagacagaaaaacacaTAAGAATGCCCTCTGGAGAAAGACCTTATAAATGTAAGATATGTGAGAAAAGCTTTTATTCTGCCAAGTCAtttcaaacacatgaaaaaactcacagtggagagaaaccctacaaatgcaAGCAATGTGGTAAAGCCTTCAGATGTTGCAATTCCCTTCGATATCATGAAAggactcatactggagagaaaccctatgaatgtaagcagtgtgggaaagccttcagatCTGCCTCACACCTTCGAATGCATGGtaggactcacactggagagaaaccctatgagtgtaagcaatgtgggaaagccttcagttgTGCCTCAAACCTTCGAAAGCATAGtaggactcacactggagagaaaccctatgagtgtaagcaatgtgggaaagccttcagatCTGCCTCAAACCTTCAGATGCATGaaagaactcacactggagagaaaccctatgaatgtaaggaatgtgaaAAAGCATTCTGTAAATTCTCTTCTTTTCAAAAACATGAAAGGAAGCACAGAGGAGAAAAGCCCTATGAATGTAAGCATTGTGGGAATGGATTCACATCTGCCAAGATCCTTCAAGTACATGCAAGAACACACATTGGAGAGAAACactatgaatgtaaggaatgtggaaaagcattcaattatttttcttccttgcaTATACATGCAAGGACTCATATGGGGGAGAAGCCATATGAATGTAAGGGTTGTGGGAAAGCATTCAGCTAG